A window of Negativicutes bacterium genomic DNA:
ATAATTGACAATAATGTTGATATTTTATATATTTAAATAAAACGCAGGAGGAATATAATGAAAAAAACAGCATATTTGTATATCTTTGGGATAGTGTTAGCAATTGCTATGTGGATTTATGGTTCTAGCAATACTTATATTGGAGAAACTAAAGCTCAGGAAATTGCTCTTAAGGAAGCTAATCTTAAAATTGAAGATGTTAGCAATATAGATACTACTTTTGTGAGAAACAAGAGAGATTTAAAATATAAAATCGAGTTTTCAGCAAATGGTCAAAAATATGAATATTTTATCAATAGTGAAACCGGTGCAGTAATAAAATAATTATTATTTAAAATAGTAATAAGCTAAAAGTTTATTACTATTTGTTTTTTATTAAAGAAATAATCAATAATAATCTATATTTATTTTTTATTTATGATATAATTATAAGGCAGTTTTAGGAGCAACAGGAGGAAGATGATGGTTTTAGTTGGTAAGGCGGTTATCGCACAAGGTGGGGGACCGACCGCAGTAATTAATCAAAGTTTAGTTGGTGTTATAACTGAGGCAAAAAAATATGCTCAAGTTACAGGTATTTATGGTGCTATCAATGGTGTTGAAGGAATTGTAAAAGAAGAGTTTATTGATTTATCGCAAGAAACTACTGTCAATTTAGAAAAAATAGCAAAAACTCCTTCATCGGCATTGCTTTCTACAAGAGTTAAACCTGATGTAGAGTTTTGTAAAAAAATATTTGAAGTTTTCAAAGCACATGATGTAAGATTTTTCTTTTATATTGGCGGTAATGATTCTTCAGATACTGTTAGAATCTTAAATGACCAGGCGAAAGTGGAAGGTTATGATTTTCGAGCAGTACATATTCCCAAAACGATTGATAATGATTTAATGTGTAATGATCATACTCCTGGATATGCGTCAGCTGCTAAGTTTGTAATGCAAGCGTTTTCCGGTATTAATTTAGATATGAGAGCATTAGCTGGTGTTTATATTGGTGTAGTAATGGGGCGTAATGCCGGCTTTTTAACAGCGGCGGCAGGGATGGCTAGCAAAAGACCGGAAGATGGTCCGCATTTAGTTTATTTACCAGAAACTCCGTTCTGCATGGATAAATTTATTACTGATGTCAAAGAAGTTTACGATAGATTAGGACGTTGTGTTATTGCTGTTTCTGAAGGCATTGTTGATGAAACAGGATTACCGATTGTAACTAAGTACATGGAAAATATCGAAAGAGATGATCATGGAAATATTAGTATGTCAGGTAATTCAGCACTAGGTGATGTTTTGGCACGTCTTATTAAAGATAAATTAAAAATTAAAAGAGTTAGAGCTGATACTTTTGGTTATATTCAACGCTGTTTTTTAGGTTGTGTTTC
This region includes:
- a CDS encoding PepSY domain-containing protein, producing the protein MKKTAYLYIFGIVLAIAMWIYGSSNTYIGETKAQEIALKEANLKIEDVSNIDTTFVRNKRDLKYKIEFSANGQKYEYFINSETGAVIK
- a CDS encoding 6-phosphofructokinase, translated to MVLVGKAVIAQGGGPTAVINQSLVGVITEAKKYAQVTGIYGAINGVEGIVKEEFIDLSQETTVNLEKIAKTPSSALLSTRVKPDVEFCKKIFEVFKAHDVRFFFYIGGNDSSDTVRILNDQAKVEGYDFRAVHIPKTIDNDLMCNDHTPGYASAAKFVMQAFSGINLDMRALAGVYIGVVMGRNAGFLTAAAGMASKRPEDGPHLVYLPETPFCMDKFITDVKEVYDRLGRCVIAVSEGIVDETGLPIVTKYMENIERDDHGNISMSGNSALGDVLARLIKDKLKIKRVRADTFGYIQRCFLGCVSEVDQQESREVGEKAVHFAVAENKSGSICIKRTGDYLVDYKLIDFCCVAALTKKMPSQFINEEGNNITPAFKDYLRPLLGKNITEVAYLSSGKIPKIINK